The genomic DNA TCTCCATGACGTACTGGATCAACACGGTCAGCCGGGGCCACGTGCAGCGCGGCGTGGCCGGTGGCTTCACGCAGGCCAATCACGGACGACCGCACATGCTGCGCAAGATGGCGAAGGACGACTGGATCGTCTTCTACTCGCCGAAGACCGACTATCCCGACGGCGATCCGCTGCAGGCGTTCACCGCCATCGGGCAGGTCGCCGACGACGAGGTGTACCAAGCCGACCTCGACCCCGAGTT from Mycolicibacterium arabiense includes the following:
- a CDS encoding EVE domain-containing protein, encoding MTYWINTVSRGHVQRGVAGGFTQANHGRPHMLRKMAKDDWIVFYSPKTDYPDGDPLQAFTAIGQVADDEVYQADLDPEFQPWRRGMRFLPCVETPIRPLLDDLDFVVDKSRWGYRFRAGAFAIDEHDFEVIRSAMTG